In Colletotrichum destructivum chromosome 8, complete sequence, the following proteins share a genomic window:
- a CDS encoding Putative Mg2+ transporter protein, CorA-like/Zinc transport protein ZntB: MSELKNWTREAEIAVLDDVATAQSDSSGSTPSPPGQPSEETHVDRPETPPRPCYPSPSIPNLRLPGFAHIDGDVDGLGYNETSVDIVCVPCPGADPVDTWARNPLPEGYFGRPGDDVPTVSPTIGRHFPRATHLWVRQGIRKEVSKARVLLYRHRELADGVTLEELADDLIEQVWSVRYGPQRSRPLFFIAHSVGGLVVKMALLRATKSVEHKPFMYNCHGISFFATPHRGSSYLSMNNLEDSIRRLLRLQRSLPRSISDSLRLGHKPLLTMHEEFSKIASELRIWTFYETIDSQLSGSGSTSRGPAKEVRFGAPIASIKSSLVGVRQERVFSLDSEHANCASFGEGNAETMAGYLRELAAAVDKATALSEMHVHTPLNLKTRVKVEIIGFFEDPDAEMESAIRLYFTKLHLQEFLDKGPERCLEERLRRTALRPSSDPGPATATVPAGPGQEDSQTSNNGGLGILSGFQELGQKIWPGRSDSGSRPKTSDSESQDSPGIVVTRPSMAGGSNSAPVDAVRRMQSLKVPALSPPGFGRPSSRSSNAESTRSDPTELELSPRAAANAEPPGVEVGVEKSHSEPLSRRQDRLSRASALDDLTAGFSRPDPASRKFMWIHTPFTNPSWVKDVLGKLANSHDPSFIKVSNSDNWASKHVIGRHSQSQASFVKPACNFIPPGSASSPHPSPSLSGRTSPGSGPSSAYLYMYLPFLHFDTYINVLRRRNFIKRRMQHGRARPVPREIAELESAELRMIWEYIGYDPPLNYRRTLDQFAYPSLRDTWARDDDQMLYKLTKDHAPSGADRNHLGLQRRQTSGSAWSPIEKLTPSSTDLPDEEPTNTEDEDQDLEAAIRDGKVLMVDQLWLWAIDTTTLSTFFNRRESKPKEGPLFQQADLRNSVYNELNGDLTGRCENALDLAAFIVLHAVTVLLDRSSHPDLEVFRIFEEAISMLTERMTSSLKRFRMQTFKDFGGGGGGGGVDSDSDTDSNRPESIKKRHKRELEEAERENRENTSALMELRDLEDELKSLERLFETQDGVVRNMKAALESDEVRHQTHNGQMYLDEALHKLDEYKSQTMEMLKRVDTTRNDYEKLLEMVQRKAQVDEVRWSRLQTELASSQNLSVMIFTTFTVIFLPLSFFTSLFGMNTAEWEAQVPSIRFVGAVSLPLSAFIIAAALVAAFSGRAQGLVRTAYKGGKGAVGAAGALLGKVVPREKRERRQSKRAEKAERKPKKRDRGYDFWQSVRRERASEYRIPEVNRNKARV, translated from the exons ATGTCGGAACTTAAGAACTGGAcgcgcgaggccgagatcgccgTGCTAGACGACGTAGCCACCGCCCAGAGCGACAGCTCCGGAAGCactccgtcgccgcccggccAGCCCTCGGAGGAGACACACGTCGACAGGCCCGAAACCCCGCCGCGACCATGTTACCCATCACCCAGCATCCCGAACCTCCGCCTCCCCGGCTTCGCTcacatcgacggcgacgtcgacgggctCGGGTACAACGAGACCTCGGTCGACATCGTCTGCGTGCCGTGTCCCGGCGCCGACCCCGTTGACACCTGGGCGCGCAACCCGCTTCCCGAGGGATACTTCGGAcggcccggcgacgacgtgccTACTGTGTCACCGACCATCGGCCGCCATTTTCCGAGGGCGACGCACCTCTGGGTCAGGCAAGGGATCCGGAAGGAGGTCAGCAAGGCGCGCGTGCTGCTGTACCGCCACCGGGAGCTGGCGGACGGCGTCACCCTTgaagagctcgccgacgaTCTCATCGAGCAGGTCTGGAGCGTGAGATATGGCCCC CAACGGTCGCGacctctcttcttcatcgcccATAGCGTTGGTGGCCTGGTCGTCAAGATGGCGCTCCTCAGGGCCACCAAGAGTGTGGAGCACAAGCCGTTCATGTACAACTGTCACGGGATCTCCTTCTTTG CAACCCCCCATCGAGGTTCTAGCTACCTTTCGATGAACAACCTCGAGGACAGCATCCGCCGTCTTCTGCGCCTGCAACGATCTCTCCCGCGCTCCATCTCCGACTCCCTCCGGCTGGGCCACAAGCCGCTCCTCACGATGCACGAGGAGTTCTCCAAGATCGCCAGCGAGCTCAGGATCTGGACCTTTTACGAGACGATCGACTCCCAGCTgtccggctccggctcgacCAGCCGCGGACCGGCCAAGGAGGTCCGTTTCGGCGCCCCCATCGCCTCCATCAAGTCGTCGCTCGTCGGCGTGCGGCAGGAGCGCGTCTTCTCCCTCGACAGCGAGCACGCCAACTGCGCGTCCTTTGGCGAGGGGAACGCCGAAACCATGGCCGGCTACCTgcgcgagctcgccgccgccgtggacAAGGCGACGGCGCTGAGCGAGATGCACGTCCACACGCCCCTGAACCTCAAGACGcgcgtcaaggtcgagatcatcggcttcttcgaggaCCCGGACGCTGAGATGGAGTCTGCCATCCGCCTGTACTTCACCAAGCTCCACCTCCAGGAGTTCCTCGATAAAGGTCCCGAGCGGTGTCTGGAGGAGCGGCTGAGGCGGACGGCGCTGCGGCCGTCCTCCGATCCGGGTCCGGCTACGGCTACGGTCCCGGCTGGGCCGGGCCAGGAAGACTCCCAGACGAGCAACAACGGTGGCCTCGGGATCCTGTCCGGGTTCCAGGAGCTGGGACAAAAGATCTGGCCGGGCCGCTCCGACTCCGGTAGCCGACCCAAGACCTCCGACTCGGAGAGTCAGGACTCGCCGGGGATCGTCGTCACCCGCCCCTCCATGGCCGGCGGTTCCAACTCGgcgcccgtcgacgccgtccggCGGATGCAGAGCCTTAAGGTGCCGGccctctcgccgccgggaTTCGGCCGGCCGTCCAGCCGGAGCAGCAACGCCGAGAGCACGCGCTCAGACCCAACCGAACTGGAACTATCTCCAagggccgccgccaacgcgGAGCCGCCGGGGGTAGAGGTCGGCGTGGAAAAGAGCCATTCCGAGCCGTTGTCCAGACGACAAGATCGGCTGTCACGGGCTTCGGCCCTCGATGACCTGACGGCTGGGTTTTCGAGGCCCGACCCGGCCAGCAGGAAGTTCATGTGGATACACACGCCGTTCACCAACCCGTCTTGGGTGAAG GATGTCCTTGGAAAGTTGGCGAACTCCCACGATCCGAGCTTCATCAAAGTATCCAACTCCGACAACTGGGCCTCGAAACATGTCATCGGACGGCATTCCCAGTCCCAAGCATCCTTCGTCAAGCCAGCCTGCAACTTTATCCCTCCAGGATCGG CTTCTTCGCCGCACCCGTCCCCGAGTCTGTCTGGCCGTACGAGCCCCGGCAGCGGGCCCTCGTCAGCCTATCTGTACATGTACCTCCCGTTCCTCCACTTCGACACATACATCAACGTTCTCCGCCGACGGAATTTCATCAAGCGCCGCATGCAGCATGGCCGTGCCCGCCCCGTCCCTCGGgagatcgccgagctggagtCCGCGGAGCTGCGGATGATCTGGGAGTACATCGGCTACGACCCGCCCCTCAACTATCGCCGTACCCTCGACCAGTTTGCGTATCCTTCGCTAAGAGACACCTGGGCCCGGGATGACGACCAGATGCTATACAAGCTGACAAAGGATCATGCGCCCAGCGGCGCGGACCGGAACCACCTCGGTCTGCAGAGGAGACAGACGAGCGGTTCAGCGTGGAGTCCTATCGAGAAGCTGACTCCCTCCAGCACGGATCTACCGGATGAGGAGCCGACAAACACGGAAGATGAGGACCAAGACCTGGAGGCGGCCATCAGGGACGGGAAAGTACTCATGGTCGACCAGCTATGGTTATGGGCTATCGATACGA CAACCCTGTCGACGTTCTTCAACAGGCGAGAGTCGAAGCCGAAAGAGGGACCGCTCTTCCAGCAGGCAGACCTCAGGAACAGCGTGTACAACGAGCTCAATGGCGATTTGACGGGGCGCTGCGAGAACGCGCTGGACCTCGCGGCCTTTATCGTCCTCcacgccgtcaccgtcctgCTCGACCGGTCCTCGCACCCGGACCTGGAAGTCTTCAGGAtcttcgaggaggccatcagcATGCTG ACCGAACGAATGACCTCCTCGCTCAAGCGCTTTCGCATGCAGACGTTCAAGGatttcggcggcggcggcggcggcggcggcgtggacTCGGACTCTGACACCGATAGCAACCGGCCCGAGTCCATCAAGAAGCGCCACAAGcgggagctcgaggaggccgagcgcGAAAACCGCGAGAACACGTCGGCCCTCATGGAGCTCCGcgacctcgaagacgagCTCAAGTCCCTGGAGCGGCTGTTCGAGACccaggacggcgtcgtgcgGAACATGaaggccgccctcgagagCGACGAGGTGAGGCACCAGACGCACAACGGGCAGATgtacctcgacgaggcgctgCACAAGTTGGACGAGTACAAGAGCCAGACGATGGAGATGCTGAAGAGAGTCGACACGACGAGGAACGAT TACGAGAAGCTTCTCGAGATGGTCCAGCGCAAGgcccaggtcgacgaggtccgcTGGTCACGCCTGCAGACCGAGCTTGCCTCCTCGCAGAACCTCTCCGTCATGATCTTCACCACCTTCACCGTCATTTTCCTCCCCCTGTCCTTCTTCACGAGCCTGTTCGGCATGAACACGGCCGAGTGGGAGGCCCAGGTCCCGAGCATCAGATTTGTGGGCGCCGtctcgctgccgctgtccgccttcatcatcgccgcggcgctcgtcgccgccttcagcGGCCgcgcgcagggcctcgtgCGCACCGCGtacaagggcggcaagggggccgtcggcgcggcgggggCGCTTCTCGGTAAGGTTGTGCCGCGAGAGAAGCGGGAACGGAGGCAATCAAAGAGGGCGGAGAAGGCAGAGAggaagccgaagaagagggaccgCGGGTACGACTTCTGGCAGAGCGTGAGGCGGGAGAGGGCGAGCGAGTATCGCATCCCGGAGGTGAACCGGAACAAGGCGAGAGTCTAG